From a single Nicotiana tabacum cultivar K326 chromosome 8, ASM71507v2, whole genome shotgun sequence genomic region:
- the LOC107791711 gene encoding uncharacterized protein LOC107791711, whose translation MGILQQFRAVAGKLFNRRNQQKPSEDAYASSEGEYSVTSAVTKISGPVKYDGTQSDEKISNILCKLRKFAIVSAVDESLRTVAGGSKIVKEGSKDQSPSRPRLDKQEITVMMEEMQAKMEKFQDDMNSIKQQNGVSAKCANGLDSLEFSDEPIKSSTPAKSNRKKVFIRSRL comes from the exons ATGGGAATTTTACAACAATTCCGAGCAGTCGCCGGTAAGCTGTTCAACCGGAGAAATCAACAGAAACCATCAGAAGATGCATATGCTTCTTCAGAAGGTGAGTACAGTGTAACGTCGGCGGTAACCAAAATCAGTGGTCCCGTTAAGTATGACGGAACTCAATCAGATGAGAAAATCAGCAACATTCTCTGCAAGCTCCGGAAATTTGCTATTGTCTCTGCCGTTGACGAGTCTCTCAGAACCGTCGCTG GTGGGAGTAAAATCGTAAAGGAAGGATCGAAAGATCAATCGCCTTCACGTCCTAGACTTGACAAACAAGAAATTACTGTTATGATGGAGGAGATGCAAGCAAAGATGGAGAAATTTCAGGATGACATGAATAGCATAAAGCAGCAAAATGGAGTGTCAGCTAAATGTGCAAATGGATTGGATTCCCTTGAGTTCTCTGATGAGCCTATCAAGAGTTCAACGCCTGCAAAATCTAATAGAAAAAAGGTTTTCATTCGTTCTCGGCTGTAG